In a genomic window of Thermosynechococcus sp. CL-1:
- a CDS encoding 16S rRNA (uracil(1498)-N(3))-methyltransferase — protein sequence MRSPQRLVVSPSQIQDRRVWLTPEQVHYLRHVLRLKDNDVISILDGQGQRWRGTLGVNGQTVELLEAEQQETELSVEIMLCLALLKAANFEQVLQQATELGVKRIIPIQTARSLLQPSTSRYQRWQRILQEAAEQSERLYVPTLSDPLSVAEMVSLTPKGYIASLNASQLLWDCLPQMDLSQPIYLAIGPEGGWTASEVEQVLAAGWQAFSLGQRTLRAVTAAIASLTLVSHYTERHCATAQQH from the coding sequence ATGCGATCGCCCCAGCGGTTAGTCGTCTCACCCTCACAAATCCAAGACCGACGGGTGTGGCTCACTCCTGAGCAAGTCCACTATCTCCGCCATGTCCTGCGCTTAAAAGATAACGATGTCATCTCGATTTTGGATGGCCAAGGCCAGCGATGGCGGGGCACGCTTGGTGTAAATGGGCAGACTGTCGAATTATTGGAGGCTGAACAGCAAGAGACGGAGCTCAGTGTAGAAATTATGCTCTGCCTAGCTCTACTGAAGGCGGCGAACTTTGAGCAGGTGTTGCAACAGGCAACGGAATTGGGAGTCAAGCGTATTATTCCGATTCAAACAGCGCGATCGCTCCTGCAGCCGAGTACCAGCAGATACCAGCGTTGGCAGCGCATTCTCCAAGAAGCCGCCGAGCAAAGTGAGCGTCTTTATGTCCCCACCCTCAGTGATCCCCTCTCCGTTGCCGAAATGGTCAGCCTCACCCCCAAGGGCTACATTGCCAGTTTGAATGCCTCACAGCTCCTGTGGGACTGCTTGCCCCAGATGGATCTTTCCCAGCCCATTTATCTGGCGATCGGACCCGAGGGGGGATGGACAGCCTCAGAAGTGGAGCAAGTTTTGGCCGCTGGTTGGCAAGCATTTTCCTTGGGGCAGCGTACCCTGAGAGCCGTCACCGCCGCGATCGCCAGCCTGACCTTAGTGAGCCATTACACTGAGAGACACTGCGCAACAGCACAACAGCATTGA